The following is a genomic window from Fimbriimonadia bacterium.
ACCTACGAAGAGCTACGCGAGCGAATGGTGCGAGAGCAGCTCGAAGCTCGCGGCATCACCGACCCGAGGGTGCTGGCCGCCATGCGCAAAGTTCCGCGCCACCACTTCGTTCCCCGCCGACACCGCGCGTTCGCCTACGACGACTGCGCGTTGCCGATCTGGTTCGGCGCCACCATCTCGCAGCCGCTGATGGTAGCGATGATGGCCGAGTTGCTCCGCATCGAAGGGGGCGAGAAGACGCTCGAGATCGGCGCCGGCTCCGGGTATCAGGCGGCAATCCTATGCGAGCTCGGAGCGAACCTGATCACTGTGGAGCGAGTGCCTCGCCTCGCGGCCATCGCGCAGAACAACCTGAGACGCCACGGGTACGACGCCCGGGTGCTGTGCGCCGACGGCTCCATCGGGCTGCCGGAGGAGGCTCCATTCGACCGTATCCTCTTCACTGCCAGTCCGCCGAAGATGCCCAAGGCCTACGAGGACCAGCTCGCACCGGGCGGCAGGATCGTCGGCCCGGTCGGCAGCCGTGCGGTGCAGGAGCTGGTTCTGGTGGAGAAGACGCCGGACGGACGAGTGCTCCGTCGCGAGTACGGGGGCTGCCAGTTCCTGCCTTTGGTAGGCGAGCAAGGGTGGGACGAGAAGGAGCTGTCCAACTATCGCTGGGAGGAGTGAGCCGCCCGAGGTAGACTCCGACCCGAGATGAAGCTGTATACGGGCATCGGGGACCAGGGGCTTACGCGGCTCTTCGGCGGCGGCACGGTGGACAAGGACGACGTGCGGGTCGCCGCGTATGGCGAGGTGGACGAGCTCAACTGTTGCATCGGGCTCGCGCGAAACGCCGTGGCCCCGGAATTTGGCAAGGTGCTCGAACGTATACAGAACGAGCTGTTCGAGATAGGTGCCGAGCTGGCATCGGTCGGAAGAAACGCGATGCTCGGAGAGGTGCACGTGAGGCGGATGGAAGGCGAGATCGATAGCTACCAGGCCGCTGCGCCCGAATTGAGGAACTTCGTACTGCCTGCGGGCAGAGCTGGAGCCGCTGAACTGCACCTTGCCAGAAGCGTGTGCCGCCGAGCAGAACGAACGGTCGTGACGCTTCATCGCAAGGAAGGCGTTCGGGCCGAAGTGCTGAGGTATCTCAACCGCCTGTCCGACCTGCTCTTCGCCATGTCGCGGGCCGTGCTGGCACTGGCTGGCGAGAGGGAAACTGTCTGGAATCCCCGCGCACAGGAGAAAGCCGAATGATGGCTCCCCTGGTTCTCGGTCTGTCGCTGCTTGTCCAAACAAACGGTCCTGCGGCAGTGGCCAAGCTGAGCGCACTGCCCGATGCGTTCGCCAAGCTACAGTCTTTCCAAATGGATGTCACGATGAGGGCCTCGCTGGAGGGGATGGACTCCGTTGTGACCACGAAGGTGCTCGCCAAGCGTCCGAACCTTTACTCCATCGAGCAGACGATGCGCTCGGCAGTGGAGAACGGGACGCGGCGATTCGTGTGTGACGGCAAGGGCCTCGCGCTGCCCGAACCCAAGAACCCCGGTAGGATGATCCTGGACCCGGCACCGCATTCCCAGTGGGAAGGTTCGCTCCGTGCCATCAGTTCCGTCATGTACGACAACGGCTGGCCTCTCGGTGTCGTGTTCCGGCCGAAGAAAGAGACGCTGGACTTCGTGCGCAACTTGGTGAACGTGCACAGCTTGGGCAAGGTGGAGATGGAGGACGGCAGCCAGGCGGAGCGCATCGTGGCGGATGCACCCGCGGCAGTCGGAGAGATCGGCTTTCAGGTGGAGGTGTTCATCGGAGCCGATGGGTTCATGCGCAGGATGTCGTTGAAGAGCAAGACTCCACAGGACATGGGGCCCGTGGAAAGTGCGAGTTGGGTGCTCATCTGGGATGTGAAAGTCACCAAGGACCCGAACATTCCTGAGGGCGCGTTCAAGCTCCCTCCAGTGCGCGGCCGAGTGTAGAGCAGGTCCGCTGAGGTAGCGAGCAGCCGACCCGCGACCCTACGTACTTCGAGGCAGCGCGGCCACGGGCGGTGGGGAGACATTTCTGAACTCGATACGGTGCAGATACGACACCAGTCACTGGTCGGCGGGGCGGTCTTGGAGCGAACACGGAGTCTGTTCGAAGCGCGCGTGCCGCTTGCCTACCACGATGGTCGCAAGCTAATACGGCACATCTCCCAGCACTCTCGTATCGGGTCGGTGTAGGCAACGGACGTGCCTATTCGTCATGCTGAGCCCGTCGAAGCAAGACGGGCTACTGCTCCTCTGCCGTTCGCCTCGGCACGGCATGCAACTGCCAAGGCTGTGGCCTTTCCCGTGCTACGTCCTGAAGATCAGATCGATGATCACGTCGCGGAACTCGGGGCGGGTGCGAAGGGCGCGGACTACGTGATCGATCTCTGCGTGCAGGTCCTCGGCCCCGCCACGGATGGGCTTCACCTGCCCTCGCAGATACACCACTCCGTGGGACACGCGAACATCCACCAGCGACGAGTCGATCTTGCGCCGGTTTAGCTCTCGGCGGACCATCTTCACGGCATGTACGTCTTCTGCGGGCATGGGTGTCTCCTTCGGGACAGCGGGCCTATTGGAATGACTCCTCCGAGGATGGGAACGTTCCCTCGCGCACCTGTTCGGCGTAAGTGCGAATGCCCTCGGTGATCGTCTGTGCGGCGTCGGCGAACACGCGTGCATGTTTCGGGTGAAATCTTCCCAGATTCAGAATGTCGTGAAACACTTGGATCTGCCCGTCACAGCCCGGTCCTGCGCCTA
Proteins encoded in this region:
- a CDS encoding protein-L-isoaspartate(D-aspartate) O-methyltransferase, whose translation is MRETYEELRERMVREQLEARGITDPRVLAAMRKVPRHHFVPRRHRAFAYDDCALPIWFGATISQPLMVAMMAELLRIEGGEKTLEIGAGSGYQAAILCELGANLITVERVPRLAAIAQNNLRRHGYDARVLCADGSIGLPEEAPFDRILFTASPPKMPKAYEDQLAPGGRIVGPVGSRAVQELVLVEKTPDGRVLRREYGGCQFLPLVGEQGWDEKELSNYRWEE
- a CDS encoding cob(I)yrinic acid a,c-diamide adenosyltransferase, with product MKLYTGIGDQGLTRLFGGGTVDKDDVRVAAYGEVDELNCCIGLARNAVAPEFGKVLERIQNELFEIGAELASVGRNAMLGEVHVRRMEGEIDSYQAAAPELRNFVLPAGRAGAAELHLARSVCRRAERTVVTLHRKEGVRAEVLRYLNRLSDLLFAMSRAVLALAGERETVWNPRAQEKAE